From Novipirellula artificiosorum, the proteins below share one genomic window:
- the modA gene encoding molybdate ABC transporter substrate-binding protein — translation MQTPTGSFEYNPRGKSRAAMRVATALDLLRMSGEPTTTALDEQGNVILRPRNCSPSLDPMAMLDANPPPSSCPVRHAAFGISCITMLLFQLLGCGSTADTPPAASCVIVLAAASTMEPIKEVAEQFEKQTGFCVRLSVGPSNGLARQIVAGAPADLFLSANRQWATFVTEAGLTRTSTELLSNAIVLVVPRGNPAAVHQPEDLLGSRTERVAIAGKNVPVGIYAKQALQQLDLFEPLDRQGKIARGSDARVTLAYVEQAEVEAGIIYATDATDASRVETVFAFDPQTYDQVVYPLLLLQMNKSNTAANEFYQFLQAKTSKAIFERYGFTTL, via the coding sequence ATGCAAACACCCACAGGTTCTTTCGAATACAATCCTCGCGGCAAGTCGCGTGCCGCGATGAGGGTAGCGACGGCACTTGATTTGCTTCGCATGTCAGGTGAACCAACAACAACCGCTCTCGACGAACAAGGGAACGTGATCCTTCGTCCTCGAAATTGCAGTCCGAGTCTCGATCCCATGGCTATGCTCGACGCCAATCCCCCCCCAAGTTCCTGTCCTGTCAGGCACGCCGCGTTCGGTATCAGCTGTATCACGATGTTGCTGTTCCAACTCCTTGGATGCGGTTCAACGGCAGACACACCCCCCGCAGCAAGTTGCGTTATCGTGCTCGCGGCCGCCAGCACGATGGAACCGATCAAGGAGGTTGCTGAGCAGTTTGAAAAACAGACGGGCTTCTGCGTTCGCCTGAGCGTTGGCCCATCCAATGGGCTTGCCAGGCAAATTGTCGCAGGAGCGCCTGCGGATCTTTTTTTATCTGCAAATCGTCAATGGGCCACTTTCGTCACGGAAGCAGGACTCACCAGAACGTCTACCGAGCTCTTATCGAACGCCATCGTTTTGGTGGTTCCCCGAGGAAACCCTGCCGCGGTTCATCAGCCTGAGGATCTGCTTGGGTCCCGTACAGAGCGAGTCGCGATCGCGGGGAAAAACGTACCCGTCGGAATCTATGCCAAACAAGCGTTGCAGCAATTGGACCTCTTTGAACCACTGGACCGTCAAGGGAAGATTGCTCGCGGTAGTGACGCCCGCGTCACACTCGCCTATGTTGAACAAGCGGAGGTGGAAGCTGGAATCATCTATGCAACCGACGCGACGGATGCGAGCCGGGTTGAAACGGTTTTTGCGTTCGATCCCCAAACGTATGATCAAGTGGTTTACCCCCTGTTGTTACTTCAGATGAACAAGAGCAACACGGCAGCGAATGAGTTTTATCAGTTCTTGCAAGCGAAAACGTCGAAAGCCATTTTTGAGCGATACGGATTTACGACGCTTTGA